A single window of Grus americana isolate bGruAme1 chromosome 10, bGruAme1.mat, whole genome shotgun sequence DNA harbors:
- the STARD5 gene encoding stAR-related lipid transfer protein 5, protein MDYAGLAETAAEKMALYRRDPGGWRGCRRTSEVSVSWRPSAEFAGNVYRGEGILPASPQDVWECIKPVAGGSRTKWDQNVKDFEVVEVVSDTVSVCRTTTPSAFMRIISPREFVDVVLMKQYEDGTMLSAATNVEHPLCPPQPNFVRGFNYPCGCFCTPLPGEPDRTQLLSFFQTDLGGYLPQTVVDSFFPASIAGFYSNLTKAVKALRA, encoded by the exons ATGGACTACGCGGGGCTCGCCGAGACGGCGGCCGAGAAGATGGCGCTCTACCGGCGGGACCCCGGCGGCTGGCGGGGCTGCCGGCGCACG agCGAGGTTTCGGTGTCTTGGAGACCTTCCGCGGAGTTCGCCGGCAACGT GTACAGGGGAGAGGGGatcctgcctgccagcccccaggACGTCTGGGAATGCATAAAGCCGGTGGCCGGCGGGTCCAGGACCAAGTGGGACCAAAACGTGAAGGACTTTGAGGTCGTCGAAGTCGTCAGCGAT ACTGTCTCTGTATGCAGAACCACAACTCCTTCAGCTTTCATGAGGATTATTTCACCAAGAGAATTTGTGGATGTGGTACTAATGAAACAATATGAAGATGGTACGATGCTATCTGCTG CCACCAACGTGGAACACCCACTGTGTCCTCCTCAACCAAATTTTGTGAGAGGTTTTAATTATCCCTGTGGCTGTTTCTGTACACCTCTTCCAGG GGAGCCAGACAGAACTCAACTCCTCAGTTTCTTTCAGACTGATCTTGGTGGGTATCTTCCCCAGACGGTGGTGGATTCTTTCTTTCCAGCCAGCATAGCTGGGTTTTACAGCAACCTGACCAAAGCTGTTAAGGCATTAAGAGCCTGA
- the TMC3 gene encoding transmembrane channel-like protein 3 isoform X3, which produces MAIWNQYCTYNNDRSICSLTRATGGSTVRQHSQQDHSQGARCICSRPGHHLGYLQYSVLFYGYYGRDRKIGKAGYRLPLAYFLVGMAVFAYSFIILLKKMAKNSRMSLASASDENYTFCWRLFCAWDYLIGNPEAAESKAAAIVNSIREAILEEQEKKKSKNLAVTISLRIIANILVLLSLAGSIYIIYFVVDRSQRLERTKKELTLWEKNEVSVVVSLITMIAPSAFELVAALEMYHPRTTLRFQLARVLVLYLGNLYSLIIALLDKVDSMSVTDSDINNNASNSITTLATKTFSKEDNLSTTIPDVQLKRNGIVTLEGSHAKGLTVSDSLVNKTASFNTHNPQDQCWETYVGQEMLKLSIIDMIFTVASILLIDFFRGLCVRYLSDCWCWDLESKFPEYGEFKIAENVLHLVYNQGMIWMGAFFSPCLPAFNVLKLIGLMYLRSWAVLTCNVPHQQVFRASRSNNFYLAMLLFMLFLCMLPTIFAIARYKPSLSCGPFSGQDKIYDIVSETIQNDFPAWFNTVITYISSPVVVLPALLLLFMLIYYLQSIARSLKFTNNQLRMKIQTERTEDKKKVVQMAVARIQNLDGNDKRPEQESDIISQESSVRSSTPRKNGSVLNFESPVSKGTRIQTISQSVPQTVPSTDVARPVNATPTTSTSLTPAPSVSSVQKPRNNHISNRYPSVVHGSASELTKTKPYTPVTFKKHTEDVHSDPLFRKGIRQVNPDALGAGAPVFVGRRPYATRYFLVNENESRKKSLRSTSRLQRHFRKDESGDVIELYPRNVRRYVVRTPHQLYSPHPSEDEEDEEELGREFMNRSHRPRSLSDLRPAPRFYIGERADGHILMSKDLARVQYKSWDDGFELDLDRPPYAYRKVHLNYPEPRVKPKSKQKLEQSLTESDSISIESSSDPQNSSNDQYIQVIHSKEKYPKPGTKLAKKKSKHSVDLNEPNELVCSNV; this is translated from the exons ATGGCTATTTGGAATCAATATTGTACTTACAATAATGACAGGAGCATTTGTAGTCTTACCAGAG ctACTGGCGGGAGCACCGTTCGGCAGCACAGTCAGCAAGACCATTCCCAAGGAGCACGTTGCATCTGCTCAAGACCTGGACACCATCTG GGCTACCTCCagtactctgttttgttttatggcTACTACGGTCGCGACAGGAAGATTGGGAAAGCTGGATACCGGCTGCCTCTTGCCTACTTCCTTGTTGGAATGGCAGTGTTTGCTTACAGCTTCATCATTCTCTTAAAAAA aatggCAAAGAACTCAAGAATGAGTTTAGCAAGTGCCTCTGATGAAAACTACACTTTCTGTTGGAGACTGTTCTGTGCTTGGGACTATTTAATAGGAAACCCCgaggctgcagagagcaaagctGCTGCCATAGTTAATAGCATCAGG GAAGCTATATTggaagagcaggaaaagaagaaaagcaaaaactt GGCAGTGACTATAAGCTTAAGAATTATTGCCAACATCCTCGTGCTTCTCTCGCTTGCCGGAAGTATTTACATCATATACTTTGTCGTTGATCGATCCCAAAGGTTAGAGCGCACCAAAAAGGAATTGactctttgggaaaaaaatgag GTAAGCGTAGTTGTGTCACTGATTACAATGATTGCACCCTCTGCTTTTGAACTTGTGGCAGCTCTGGAGATGTATCACCCAAGGACCACTCTTCGCTTCCAGCTTGCCAG GGTTCTTGTTCTATACCTGGGAAACCTCTACAGTTTAATCATTGCTCTCCTGGATAAAGTGGACAGTATGAGTGTCACT gaCTCTGACATTAACAACAATGCAAGTAATTCTATCACCACCTTAGCAACGAAAACTTTTTCCAAAGAAGACAATTTATCTACAACCATTCCTGATGTACaactgaagagaaatggaaTTGTCACATTGGAAGGGAGTCATGCTAAAGGCTTGACAGTCTCTGACTCACTGGTTAACAAAACAGCTTCCTTTAACACCCATAACCCACAGGATCAGTGCTGGGAGACGTATGTTGGTCAA GAGATGCTAAAGCTTTCAATTATCGACATGATTTTCACAGTCGCAAGCATCCTGCTAATTGATTTTTTCCGTGGACTGTGTGTCCGATATTTAAGTGATTGCTGGTGCTGGGATCTAGAAAGCAAGTTT CCAGAATATGGAGAATTCAAAATTGCAGAGAATGTTTTGCATTTGGTCTACAACCAAGGAATGATCTG GATGGGAGCTTTCTTTTCACCTTGCTTACCAGCATTCAATGTTCTCAAGTTGATTGGACTCATGTACctgaggagctgggctgtgttAACGTGTAATGTACCACATCAGCAGGTTTTCAGAGCATCTCG ATCCAATAATTTCTACTTGGCCATGTTGCTGTTCATGTTGTTCTTGTGCATGTTACCAACAATTTTTGCTATTGCCCGATATAAGCCATCTTTAAGCTGTGGTCCCTTCAG TGGACAAGATAAAATATATGATATTGTTTCTGAAACAATTCAAAATGACTTTCCTGCATGGTTCAACACAGTGATTACTTACATCAGCAGTCCTGTGGTTGTCCTCCCTGCACTGCTACTTTTATT CATGCTAATCTATTACCTACAAAGTATTGCAAGATCATTAAAATTCACCAACAATCAACTGAGAATGAAGATCCAAACA GAAAGAACTGAAGATAAGAAAAAAGTGGTTCAGATGGCAGTAG ccAGAATCCAAAATCTGGATGGGAATGACAAGAGACCAGAGCAAGAAAGTGATATTATCAGCCAGGAGTCTTCTGTTCGGTCCTCAACTCCCCGAAAGAATGGCAGTGTTTTGAACTTTGAATCTCCTGTGAGCAAAGGCACCAGAATACAAACCATTTCCCAGTCTGTGCCCCAAACCGTGCCTTCAACTGATGTTGCAAGACCTGTCAACGCAACTCCCACAACTTCAACCTCTTTAacgccagctccctcagtatcAAGTGTACAGAAGCCAAGAAACAATCACATCTCAAACAG gTACCCAAGCGTTGTGCATGGGAGCGCAAGCGAGCTCACTAAAACAAAGCCCTACACACCAGTGACTTTCAAAAAGCACACTGAAGATGTTCATTCTGACCCTCTCTTCAGGAAAGGCATTCGGCAGGTAAATCCGGATGCCCTTGGGGCAGGGGCTCCCGTTTTTGTGGGACGCAGGCCGTATGCTACCAGGTATTTTCTCGTTAATGAAAATGAGTCCCGCAAAAAATCGCTCCGTTCTACCTCCCGACTCCAAAGGCACTTCAGAAAGGATGAATCGGGAGACGTTATTGAGTTGTATCCACGCAATGTCAGAAGATATGTGGTTCGAACACCACACCAGCTGTATTCCCCTCATCCCAGTGAAgatgaggaagatgaagaggaacTTGGGAGAGAATTCATGAACAGATCTCATCGCCCTCGCTCACTGTCTGATCTTCGCCCAGCACCACGATTTTACATTGGGGAACGTGCTGATGGCCACATTCTTATGAGCAAGGATCTAGCCAGAGTGCAGTACAAATCCTGGGATGATGGTTTTGAGCTGGACCTGGACAGACCTCCGTATGCTTACAGGAAAGTGCACCTGAACTATCCTGAGCCACGTGTGAAaccaaaatcaaagcaaaagctGGAGCAATCTCTAACAGAATCTGATTCCATTTCCATTGAATCCAGCAGTGATCCGCAGAACAGCAGCAACGATCAGTATATCCAGGTCATTCATAGCAAGGAAAAGTATCCGAAACCTGGGACAAAACTTgccaaaaagaaatcaaaacacagTGTTGATCTAAATGAGCCTAATGAACTGGTGTGCTCAAATGTCTGA
- the TMC3 gene encoding transmembrane channel-like protein 3 isoform X2, producing MRIKKIESHFGSGVASYFIFLRWLFGINIVLTIMTGAFVVLPELLAGAPFGSTVSKTIPKEHVASAQDLDTIWSLGGYLQYSVLFYGYYGRDRKIGKAGYRLPLAYFLVGMAVFAYSFIILLKKMAKNSRMSLASASDENYTFCWRLFCAWDYLIGNPEAAESKAAAIVNSIREAILEEQEKKKSKNLAVTISLRIIANILVLLSLAGSIYIIYFVVDRSQRLERTKKELTLWEKNEVSVVVSLITMIAPSAFELVAALEMYHPRTTLRFQLARVLVLYLGNLYSLIIALLDKVDSMSVTDSDINNNASNSITTLATKTFSKEDNLSTTIPDVQLKRNGIVTLEGSHAKGLTVSDSLVNKTASFNTHNPQDQCWETYVGQEMLKLSIIDMIFTVASILLIDFFRGLCVRYLSDCWCWDLESKFPEYGEFKIAENVLHLVYNQGMIWMGAFFSPCLPAFNVLKLIGLMYLRSWAVLTCNVPHQQVFRASRSNNFYLAMLLFMLFLCMLPTIFAIARYKPSLSCGPFSGQDKIYDIVSETIQNDFPAWFNTVITYISSPVVVLPALLLLFMLIYYLQSIARSLKFTNNQLRMKIQTERTEDKKKVVQMAVARIQNLDGNDKRPEQESDIISQESSVRSSTPRKNGSVLNFESPVSKGTRIQTISQSVPQTVPSTDVARPVNATPTTSTSLTPAPSVSSVQKPRNNHISNRYPSVVHGSASELTKTKPYTPVTFKKHTEDVHSDPLFRKGIRQVNPDALGAGAPVFVGRRPYATRYFLVNENESRKKSLRSTSRLQRHFRKDESGDVIELYPRNVRRYVVRTPHQLYSPHPSEDEEDEEELGREFMNRSHRPRSLSDLRPAPRFYIGERADGHILMSKDLARVQYKSWDDGFELDLDRPPYAYRKVHLNYPEPRVKPKSKQKLEQSLTESDSISIESSSDPQNSSNDQYIQVIHSKEKYPKPGTKLAKKKSKHSVDLNEPNELVCSNV from the exons AtgagaataaagaaaattgAGA GTCATTTTGGGTCTGGAGTTGCCTCTTACTTCATCTTCTTGAGATGGCTATTTGGAATCAATATTGTACTTACAATAATGACAGGAGCATTTGTAGTCTTACCAGAG ctACTGGCGGGAGCACCGTTCGGCAGCACAGTCAGCAAGACCATTCCCAAGGAGCACGTTGCATCTGCTCAAGACCTGGACACCATCTGGTCACTGGGG GGCTACCTCCagtactctgttttgttttatggcTACTACGGTCGCGACAGGAAGATTGGGAAAGCTGGATACCGGCTGCCTCTTGCCTACTTCCTTGTTGGAATGGCAGTGTTTGCTTACAGCTTCATCATTCTCTTAAAAAA aatggCAAAGAACTCAAGAATGAGTTTAGCAAGTGCCTCTGATGAAAACTACACTTTCTGTTGGAGACTGTTCTGTGCTTGGGACTATTTAATAGGAAACCCCgaggctgcagagagcaaagctGCTGCCATAGTTAATAGCATCAGG GAAGCTATATTggaagagcaggaaaagaagaaaagcaaaaactt GGCAGTGACTATAAGCTTAAGAATTATTGCCAACATCCTCGTGCTTCTCTCGCTTGCCGGAAGTATTTACATCATATACTTTGTCGTTGATCGATCCCAAAGGTTAGAGCGCACCAAAAAGGAATTGactctttgggaaaaaaatgag GTAAGCGTAGTTGTGTCACTGATTACAATGATTGCACCCTCTGCTTTTGAACTTGTGGCAGCTCTGGAGATGTATCACCCAAGGACCACTCTTCGCTTCCAGCTTGCCAG GGTTCTTGTTCTATACCTGGGAAACCTCTACAGTTTAATCATTGCTCTCCTGGATAAAGTGGACAGTATGAGTGTCACT gaCTCTGACATTAACAACAATGCAAGTAATTCTATCACCACCTTAGCAACGAAAACTTTTTCCAAAGAAGACAATTTATCTACAACCATTCCTGATGTACaactgaagagaaatggaaTTGTCACATTGGAAGGGAGTCATGCTAAAGGCTTGACAGTCTCTGACTCACTGGTTAACAAAACAGCTTCCTTTAACACCCATAACCCACAGGATCAGTGCTGGGAGACGTATGTTGGTCAA GAGATGCTAAAGCTTTCAATTATCGACATGATTTTCACAGTCGCAAGCATCCTGCTAATTGATTTTTTCCGTGGACTGTGTGTCCGATATTTAAGTGATTGCTGGTGCTGGGATCTAGAAAGCAAGTTT CCAGAATATGGAGAATTCAAAATTGCAGAGAATGTTTTGCATTTGGTCTACAACCAAGGAATGATCTG GATGGGAGCTTTCTTTTCACCTTGCTTACCAGCATTCAATGTTCTCAAGTTGATTGGACTCATGTACctgaggagctgggctgtgttAACGTGTAATGTACCACATCAGCAGGTTTTCAGAGCATCTCG ATCCAATAATTTCTACTTGGCCATGTTGCTGTTCATGTTGTTCTTGTGCATGTTACCAACAATTTTTGCTATTGCCCGATATAAGCCATCTTTAAGCTGTGGTCCCTTCAG TGGACAAGATAAAATATATGATATTGTTTCTGAAACAATTCAAAATGACTTTCCTGCATGGTTCAACACAGTGATTACTTACATCAGCAGTCCTGTGGTTGTCCTCCCTGCACTGCTACTTTTATT CATGCTAATCTATTACCTACAAAGTATTGCAAGATCATTAAAATTCACCAACAATCAACTGAGAATGAAGATCCAAACA GAAAGAACTGAAGATAAGAAAAAAGTGGTTCAGATGGCAGTAG ccAGAATCCAAAATCTGGATGGGAATGACAAGAGACCAGAGCAAGAAAGTGATATTATCAGCCAGGAGTCTTCTGTTCGGTCCTCAACTCCCCGAAAGAATGGCAGTGTTTTGAACTTTGAATCTCCTGTGAGCAAAGGCACCAGAATACAAACCATTTCCCAGTCTGTGCCCCAAACCGTGCCTTCAACTGATGTTGCAAGACCTGTCAACGCAACTCCCACAACTTCAACCTCTTTAacgccagctccctcagtatcAAGTGTACAGAAGCCAAGAAACAATCACATCTCAAACAG gTACCCAAGCGTTGTGCATGGGAGCGCAAGCGAGCTCACTAAAACAAAGCCCTACACACCAGTGACTTTCAAAAAGCACACTGAAGATGTTCATTCTGACCCTCTCTTCAGGAAAGGCATTCGGCAGGTAAATCCGGATGCCCTTGGGGCAGGGGCTCCCGTTTTTGTGGGACGCAGGCCGTATGCTACCAGGTATTTTCTCGTTAATGAAAATGAGTCCCGCAAAAAATCGCTCCGTTCTACCTCCCGACTCCAAAGGCACTTCAGAAAGGATGAATCGGGAGACGTTATTGAGTTGTATCCACGCAATGTCAGAAGATATGTGGTTCGAACACCACACCAGCTGTATTCCCCTCATCCCAGTGAAgatgaggaagatgaagaggaacTTGGGAGAGAATTCATGAACAGATCTCATCGCCCTCGCTCACTGTCTGATCTTCGCCCAGCACCACGATTTTACATTGGGGAACGTGCTGATGGCCACATTCTTATGAGCAAGGATCTAGCCAGAGTGCAGTACAAATCCTGGGATGATGGTTTTGAGCTGGACCTGGACAGACCTCCGTATGCTTACAGGAAAGTGCACCTGAACTATCCTGAGCCACGTGTGAAaccaaaatcaaagcaaaagctGGAGCAATCTCTAACAGAATCTGATTCCATTTCCATTGAATCCAGCAGTGATCCGCAGAACAGCAGCAACGATCAGTATATCCAGGTCATTCATAGCAAGGAAAAGTATCCGAAACCTGGGACAAAACTTgccaaaaagaaatcaaaacacagTGTTGATCTAAATGAGCCTAATGAACTGGTGTGCTCAAATGTCTGA
- the TMC3 gene encoding transmembrane channel-like protein 3 isoform X1 gives MAAATGSAAAKTSKSCKKYRTVKRHAGIYTYQEPPHSNSDDDIGEEKAESHDPEQIFQNIQYQKEIMSNIRCRPWPMRQKLRALRQAKEIVLKYEGRLTRTRGYQAAGAELWRKFIRLAYNFVVIFIPWEMRIKKIESHFGSGVASYFIFLRWLFGINIVLTIMTGAFVVLPELLAGAPFGSTVSKTIPKEHVASAQDLDTIWSLGGYLQYSVLFYGYYGRDRKIGKAGYRLPLAYFLVGMAVFAYSFIILLKKMAKNSRMSLASASDENYTFCWRLFCAWDYLIGNPEAAESKAAAIVNSIREAILEEQEKKKSKNLAVTISLRIIANILVLLSLAGSIYIIYFVVDRSQRLERTKKELTLWEKNEVSVVVSLITMIAPSAFELVAALEMYHPRTTLRFQLARVLVLYLGNLYSLIIALLDKVDSMSVTDSDINNNASNSITTLATKTFSKEDNLSTTIPDVQLKRNGIVTLEGSHAKGLTVSDSLVNKTASFNTHNPQDQCWETYVGQEMLKLSIIDMIFTVASILLIDFFRGLCVRYLSDCWCWDLESKFPEYGEFKIAENVLHLVYNQGMIWMGAFFSPCLPAFNVLKLIGLMYLRSWAVLTCNVPHQQVFRASRSNNFYLAMLLFMLFLCMLPTIFAIARYKPSLSCGPFSGQDKIYDIVSETIQNDFPAWFNTVITYISSPVVVLPALLLLFMLIYYLQSIARSLKFTNNQLRMKIQTERTEDKKKVVQMAVARIQNLDGNDKRPEQESDIISQESSVRSSTPRKNGSVLNFESPVSKGTRIQTISQSVPQTVPSTDVARPVNATPTTSTSLTPAPSVSSVQKPRNNHISNRYPSVVHGSASELTKTKPYTPVTFKKHTEDVHSDPLFRKGIRQVNPDALGAGAPVFVGRRPYATRYFLVNENESRKKSLRSTSRLQRHFRKDESGDVIELYPRNVRRYVVRTPHQLYSPHPSEDEEDEEELGREFMNRSHRPRSLSDLRPAPRFYIGERADGHILMSKDLARVQYKSWDDGFELDLDRPPYAYRKVHLNYPEPRVKPKSKQKLEQSLTESDSISIESSSDPQNSSNDQYIQVIHSKEKYPKPGTKLAKKKSKHSVDLNEPNELVCSNV, from the exons GCAGGCGAAAGAGATCGTGCTGAAGTACGAAGGGAGGCTCACTAGAACCAGAGGTTACCAAGCTGCTGGTGCAGAG cTTTGGAGGAAGTTTATTCGACTTGCGTATAATTTTGTGGTCATCTTTATTCCATGGGAAAtgagaataaagaaaattgAGA GTCATTTTGGGTCTGGAGTTGCCTCTTACTTCATCTTCTTGAGATGGCTATTTGGAATCAATATTGTACTTACAATAATGACAGGAGCATTTGTAGTCTTACCAGAG ctACTGGCGGGAGCACCGTTCGGCAGCACAGTCAGCAAGACCATTCCCAAGGAGCACGTTGCATCTGCTCAAGACCTGGACACCATCTGGTCACTGGGG GGCTACCTCCagtactctgttttgttttatggcTACTACGGTCGCGACAGGAAGATTGGGAAAGCTGGATACCGGCTGCCTCTTGCCTACTTCCTTGTTGGAATGGCAGTGTTTGCTTACAGCTTCATCATTCTCTTAAAAAA aatggCAAAGAACTCAAGAATGAGTTTAGCAAGTGCCTCTGATGAAAACTACACTTTCTGTTGGAGACTGTTCTGTGCTTGGGACTATTTAATAGGAAACCCCgaggctgcagagagcaaagctGCTGCCATAGTTAATAGCATCAGG GAAGCTATATTggaagagcaggaaaagaagaaaagcaaaaactt GGCAGTGACTATAAGCTTAAGAATTATTGCCAACATCCTCGTGCTTCTCTCGCTTGCCGGAAGTATTTACATCATATACTTTGTCGTTGATCGATCCCAAAGGTTAGAGCGCACCAAAAAGGAATTGactctttgggaaaaaaatgag GTAAGCGTAGTTGTGTCACTGATTACAATGATTGCACCCTCTGCTTTTGAACTTGTGGCAGCTCTGGAGATGTATCACCCAAGGACCACTCTTCGCTTCCAGCTTGCCAG GGTTCTTGTTCTATACCTGGGAAACCTCTACAGTTTAATCATTGCTCTCCTGGATAAAGTGGACAGTATGAGTGTCACT gaCTCTGACATTAACAACAATGCAAGTAATTCTATCACCACCTTAGCAACGAAAACTTTTTCCAAAGAAGACAATTTATCTACAACCATTCCTGATGTACaactgaagagaaatggaaTTGTCACATTGGAAGGGAGTCATGCTAAAGGCTTGACAGTCTCTGACTCACTGGTTAACAAAACAGCTTCCTTTAACACCCATAACCCACAGGATCAGTGCTGGGAGACGTATGTTGGTCAA GAGATGCTAAAGCTTTCAATTATCGACATGATTTTCACAGTCGCAAGCATCCTGCTAATTGATTTTTTCCGTGGACTGTGTGTCCGATATTTAAGTGATTGCTGGTGCTGGGATCTAGAAAGCAAGTTT CCAGAATATGGAGAATTCAAAATTGCAGAGAATGTTTTGCATTTGGTCTACAACCAAGGAATGATCTG GATGGGAGCTTTCTTTTCACCTTGCTTACCAGCATTCAATGTTCTCAAGTTGATTGGACTCATGTACctgaggagctgggctgtgttAACGTGTAATGTACCACATCAGCAGGTTTTCAGAGCATCTCG ATCCAATAATTTCTACTTGGCCATGTTGCTGTTCATGTTGTTCTTGTGCATGTTACCAACAATTTTTGCTATTGCCCGATATAAGCCATCTTTAAGCTGTGGTCCCTTCAG TGGACAAGATAAAATATATGATATTGTTTCTGAAACAATTCAAAATGACTTTCCTGCATGGTTCAACACAGTGATTACTTACATCAGCAGTCCTGTGGTTGTCCTCCCTGCACTGCTACTTTTATT CATGCTAATCTATTACCTACAAAGTATTGCAAGATCATTAAAATTCACCAACAATCAACTGAGAATGAAGATCCAAACA GAAAGAACTGAAGATAAGAAAAAAGTGGTTCAGATGGCAGTAG ccAGAATCCAAAATCTGGATGGGAATGACAAGAGACCAGAGCAAGAAAGTGATATTATCAGCCAGGAGTCTTCTGTTCGGTCCTCAACTCCCCGAAAGAATGGCAGTGTTTTGAACTTTGAATCTCCTGTGAGCAAAGGCACCAGAATACAAACCATTTCCCAGTCTGTGCCCCAAACCGTGCCTTCAACTGATGTTGCAAGACCTGTCAACGCAACTCCCACAACTTCAACCTCTTTAacgccagctccctcagtatcAAGTGTACAGAAGCCAAGAAACAATCACATCTCAAACAG gTACCCAAGCGTTGTGCATGGGAGCGCAAGCGAGCTCACTAAAACAAAGCCCTACACACCAGTGACTTTCAAAAAGCACACTGAAGATGTTCATTCTGACCCTCTCTTCAGGAAAGGCATTCGGCAGGTAAATCCGGATGCCCTTGGGGCAGGGGCTCCCGTTTTTGTGGGACGCAGGCCGTATGCTACCAGGTATTTTCTCGTTAATGAAAATGAGTCCCGCAAAAAATCGCTCCGTTCTACCTCCCGACTCCAAAGGCACTTCAGAAAGGATGAATCGGGAGACGTTATTGAGTTGTATCCACGCAATGTCAGAAGATATGTGGTTCGAACACCACACCAGCTGTATTCCCCTCATCCCAGTGAAgatgaggaagatgaagaggaacTTGGGAGAGAATTCATGAACAGATCTCATCGCCCTCGCTCACTGTCTGATCTTCGCCCAGCACCACGATTTTACATTGGGGAACGTGCTGATGGCCACATTCTTATGAGCAAGGATCTAGCCAGAGTGCAGTACAAATCCTGGGATGATGGTTTTGAGCTGGACCTGGACAGACCTCCGTATGCTTACAGGAAAGTGCACCTGAACTATCCTGAGCCACGTGTGAAaccaaaatcaaagcaaaagctGGAGCAATCTCTAACAGAATCTGATTCCATTTCCATTGAATCCAGCAGTGATCCGCAGAACAGCAGCAACGATCAGTATATCCAGGTCATTCATAGCAAGGAAAAGTATCCGAAACCTGGGACAAAACTTgccaaaaagaaatcaaaacacagTGTTGATCTAAATGAGCCTAATGAACTGGTGTGCTCAAATGTCTGA